Proteins from a genomic interval of Streptomyces sp. NBC_01445:
- the hemB gene encoding porphobilinogen synthase has translation MTEYGSFPGARPRRLRTTPAMRRMVAETRLHPADLILPAFVRESISEPVAIGSMPGVVQHTRDTLKKAAVEALEAGVSGIMLFGVPDDAKKDALGTAGTDPDGILQVALRDVRAEVGDDLIVMSDLCLDEFTDHGHCGVLDAEGRVDNDATLERYAEMAQVQADAGAHVVGPSGMMDGQVGVVRDALDTIGKEDVSILAYTAKYSSAFYGPFREAVGSSLTGDRKTYQQDPANVRESLRELALDLEEGADMVMVKPAGPYLDILAKVADSVDVPVAAYQISGEYAMIEAAAQRGWIERDRAILETLLGIKRAGAKMILTYWATEVARGL, from the coding sequence GTGACTGAGTACGGATCCTTCCCGGGTGCGCGGCCGCGGCGGCTGCGCACCACCCCCGCCATGCGGCGCATGGTCGCGGAGACGCGGCTGCACCCGGCCGACCTGATCCTTCCCGCGTTCGTGCGGGAGAGCATCAGCGAGCCGGTCGCCATCGGGTCCATGCCCGGTGTCGTGCAGCACACCAGGGACACCCTGAAGAAGGCGGCCGTCGAGGCGCTGGAGGCCGGGGTCTCCGGGATCATGCTCTTCGGTGTACCGGACGACGCGAAGAAGGACGCCCTCGGGACGGCCGGTACGGACCCCGACGGCATCCTCCAGGTGGCGCTGCGCGACGTGCGCGCCGAGGTCGGCGACGACCTCATCGTCATGTCCGACCTGTGCCTCGACGAGTTCACGGACCACGGGCACTGCGGCGTCCTGGACGCCGAGGGGCGCGTCGACAACGACGCGACGCTGGAGCGGTACGCGGAGATGGCGCAGGTCCAGGCCGACGCGGGCGCCCATGTCGTGGGCCCCAGCGGCATGATGGACGGGCAGGTTGGGGTCGTCCGCGACGCGCTCGACACCATCGGCAAGGAGGACGTCTCGATCCTCGCCTACACCGCGAAGTATTCGTCGGCGTTCTACGGGCCGTTCCGCGAGGCCGTCGGTTCGTCGCTGACCGGCGACCGCAAGACGTACCAGCAGGACCCGGCCAACGTGCGGGAGTCCCTGCGGGAGCTGGCGCTCGACCTCGAGGAGGGCGCCGACATGGTGATGGTCAAGCCGGCCGGACCCTACCTCGACATCCTCGCCAAGGTCGCCGACTCGGTGGACGTGCCGGTGGCCGCGTACCAGATCAGCGGCGAGTACGCGATGATCGAGGCCGCCGCTCAGCGCGGCTGGATCGAGCGTGACCGGGCCATCCTGGAGACGCTCCTCGGCATCAAGCGGGCCGGCGCGAAGATGATCCTCACGTACTGGGCGACGGAGGTCGCACGCGGCCTGTGA
- a CDS encoding glutaredoxin family protein, whose product MAGMSPIFRRSEKKNPEERLVTLVGKPGCHLCDDAQEVIEKVCGELGASWEKKDINQDEELYRLYWEQIPVVLVDGAQHDFWKVNEDRLRRALTG is encoded by the coding sequence ATGGCCGGTATGAGCCCCATTTTTCGCCGGAGCGAGAAGAAGAACCCCGAGGAGCGTCTGGTCACCCTGGTCGGGAAGCCCGGCTGCCATCTGTGTGACGACGCGCAGGAGGTGATCGAGAAGGTGTGCGGCGAGCTCGGTGCGTCTTGGGAGAAGAAGGACATCAACCAGGACGAGGAGCTGTACCGCTTGTACTGGGAGCAGATCCCCGTGGTGCTCGTGGACGGAGCACAGCATGACTTCTGGAAGGTGAACGAAGATCGACTTCGGCGTGCACTGACGGGCTGA
- a CDS encoding lysophospholipid acyltransferase family protein produces MADAKVIPFDDDRSRTGAGKVVPRRRGASGRRKGEPAAVREVAPLPEQQDHEPTPPAAAREAEPRERAQAGGGLDRRIAGGLAFLRRRLTGDYDVDEFGYDKELTDQVLMSLVRPLYEKYFRVEVKGIENIPADGGALIVANHSGTLPLDGVMMQVAVHDNHPQNRHLRLLAADLVFMLPVVNELARKAGHTLACAEDAQRLLEQGELVGVMPEGFKGIGKPFSERYKLQRFGRGGFVSTALRAGTPIVPCSIVGAEEIYPMIGNAKTLARLLGFPYFPITPTFPWLGPLGAVPLPTKWTIQFGEPIPTDGFPPEAAEDPMLMFNLTDQVREQIQHTLYKLLVQRRSVFF; encoded by the coding sequence ATGGCGGATGCCAAGGTCATTCCGTTCGACGACGACCGCTCGCGCACCGGCGCCGGCAAGGTGGTTCCGCGCCGCCGTGGCGCGAGTGGCCGGCGCAAGGGCGAGCCCGCGGCCGTACGCGAGGTCGCGCCGCTGCCCGAGCAGCAGGACCACGAGCCGACACCGCCCGCCGCCGCGCGGGAGGCGGAGCCGCGGGAGCGGGCGCAGGCCGGCGGTGGCCTGGACCGGCGCATCGCGGGCGGCCTCGCGTTCCTGCGGCGGCGCCTGACGGGCGATTACGACGTCGACGAGTTCGGCTACGACAAGGAACTCACCGACCAGGTCCTGATGTCCCTGGTGAGGCCCCTGTACGAGAAGTACTTCCGGGTCGAGGTGAAGGGCATCGAGAACATCCCGGCGGACGGCGGTGCGCTGATCGTCGCCAATCACTCGGGGACGCTGCCGCTGGACGGCGTGATGATGCAGGTCGCCGTGCACGACAACCATCCGCAGAACCGGCATCTGCGGCTCCTGGCCGCGGACCTGGTGTTCATGCTGCCGGTGGTCAACGAGCTGGCGCGCAAGGCCGGCCACACGCTGGCCTGTGCGGAGGACGCGCAGCGGCTCCTGGAGCAGGGCGAGCTGGTCGGGGTGATGCCGGAGGGGTTCAAGGGCATCGGCAAGCCGTTCAGCGAGCGGTACAAGCTCCAGCGGTTCGGGCGTGGCGGGTTCGTCTCGACGGCGTTGCGCGCCGGGACGCCGATCGTGCCGTGCTCGATCGTCGGGGCGGAGGAGATCTACCCGATGATCGGCAACGCGAAGACGCTGGCTCGGCTCCTTGGCTTCCCGTACTTCCCGATCACGCCGACGTTTCCGTGGCTCGGGCCGTTGGGTGCGGTGCCGCTGCCGACGAAGTGGACGATCCAGTTCGGCGAGCCGATCCCGACGGACGGCTTCCCGCCGGAGGCGGCGGAGGACCCGATGCTGATGTTCAACCTGACGGACCAGGTGCGGGAGCAGATCCAGCACACGCTGTACAAGCTGCTCGTGCAGCGGCGGTCTGTGTTCTTCTGA
- the hemC gene encoding hydroxymethylbilane synthase → MTDRALRLGTRRSKLAMAQSGRVAEAVRQVTGRPVELVEITTYGDTSREQLAQIGGTGVFVVALREALLRGDVDFAVHSLKDLPTTPHPDLTLAAVPLREDPRDVLVARDGLTFAQLPDGARIGTGAPRRMSQLNAYARSHGMHIETVPIRGNIDTRVGYVHNGELDAVVLAAAGLNRIGRIGEVTDFLAVDTVLPAPGQGALAVECSASNADLAAMLGELDDSFTRVAVTAERSLLAALEAGCSAPVGALADLLADGQIANEMRLRGVVGTTDGSALVQLSTTGPVPETEDQALALGRELAAEMLAKGAAGLMGERAL, encoded by the coding sequence ATGACGGACAGGGCACTCAGGCTCGGGACCAGGCGCAGCAAGCTCGCCATGGCCCAGTCGGGGCGCGTGGCTGAGGCCGTACGGCAGGTGACGGGACGGCCCGTCGAGCTGGTCGAGATCACCACGTACGGGGACACGTCCCGCGAGCAGCTGGCGCAGATCGGCGGTACCGGCGTGTTCGTCGTGGCGCTGCGCGAGGCGCTGCTGCGCGGCGACGTCGACTTCGCCGTGCACTCCCTCAAGGACCTGCCGACCACGCCCCACCCGGACCTCACGCTGGCGGCCGTGCCGCTGCGCGAGGACCCGCGCGACGTACTCGTCGCCCGCGACGGGCTGACCTTCGCGCAGCTCCCCGACGGGGCGCGCATAGGTACCGGTGCGCCGCGCCGCATGTCGCAGCTGAACGCGTACGCGCGCAGCCACGGCATGCACATAGAGACCGTGCCGATCCGCGGGAACATCGACACCCGCGTCGGTTACGTGCACAACGGGGAGCTCGACGCCGTCGTGCTCGCCGCCGCCGGACTGAACCGGATCGGCCGCATCGGGGAAGTGACGGACTTCCTCGCGGTCGACACTGTTCTTCCCGCCCCCGGCCAGGGGGCACTGGCGGTCGAGTGCTCCGCGTCGAACGCGGACCTCGCCGCCATGCTCGGAGAGCTCGACGACTCGTTCACGCGAGTCGCCGTGACCGCCGAGCGATCCCTGCTCGCCGCCCTGGAGGCCGGCTGCAGTGCACCTGTGGGTGCCCTGGCCGACCTGCTGGCCGACGGGCAGATTGCCAACGAAATGCGCCTGCGGGGTGTCGTCGGTACGACCGACGGCTCCGCGCTGGTGCAGCTGTCCACCACCGGTCCCGTGCCCGAGACGGAAGACCAGGCGCTGGCGCTCGGTCGCGAACTCGCTGCCGAGATGCTCGCCAAGGGCGCGGCCGGTCTGATGGGGGAGCGAGCACTTTGA
- a CDS encoding DUF5667 domain-containing protein, which produces MIANVSAHRRANAFAQALEEQSDRAAAAVQQEEPPAEQGEQGKLLALVTGLDELPKPELDPEVKVVQRAQLVAAMEAMLLEGTAAGGAGPGPSVPEQRARKGAHRASPLRKLRPRSRLSKGIAAGGLTVGVAAGAFGGVAAASSDALPGDHLYGLKRGMEDLKLGMADGDSDRGRIYLDQASTRLSEARRLMERGRSGQLDHESLGEVRRTLSGVQYDASEGHRLLLEAYRRDGSLGPIQALSSFTQSHRENWDALRDRLPVQLGDVGAQVSSVFDAIDQEVDPLRSLLPQPPEQDGRSGGRPGVHDRTPGSSGNDRSTPTAGGASGAHQDSSGKPRPSSSGTHDDGLLDDTTGGLLDPPKDDTSPTPSEGRHTTPKPDVTLPPLLPGLLPGLGIDSEDVD; this is translated from the coding sequence GTGATCGCGAACGTATCGGCACACCGGCGGGCGAACGCCTTCGCCCAGGCCCTGGAGGAGCAGTCCGACCGGGCAGCGGCGGCCGTACAGCAGGAAGAGCCCCCCGCCGAACAAGGCGAGCAGGGCAAGCTGTTGGCGCTGGTGACCGGACTGGACGAACTTCCCAAGCCTGAGCTTGACCCCGAGGTCAAGGTGGTTCAACGAGCCCAGCTCGTGGCCGCCATGGAGGCCATGCTGCTCGAGGGCACGGCTGCGGGAGGCGCGGGGCCAGGCCCTTCCGTGCCCGAGCAGCGCGCGCGCAAGGGCGCTCACCGGGCGAGCCCGCTGCGGAAGTTGCGACCCCGCTCACGCCTGTCCAAGGGCATCGCGGCCGGCGGCCTCACCGTCGGTGTCGCCGCGGGAGCCTTCGGCGGCGTCGCCGCTGCCAGCTCCGACGCCCTCCCCGGTGACCATCTCTACGGACTGAAACGCGGGATGGAGGACCTGAAACTCGGCATGGCCGACGGCGACTCCGACCGCGGCCGGATCTATCTCGACCAGGCCTCCACCCGCCTCAGCGAAGCGCGCCGGCTCATGGAGCGCGGCCGCAGCGGACAGCTCGACCACGAGTCCCTCGGCGAAGTCAGGCGCACGCTCTCCGGCGTCCAGTACGACGCCTCCGAGGGCCACCGCCTGCTCCTCGAGGCCTACCGCAGGGACGGCTCGCTCGGCCCCATCCAGGCCCTGTCGTCGTTCACCCAGTCCCACCGTGAGAACTGGGACGCCCTGCGCGACCGCCTGCCCGTACAGCTCGGCGACGTGGGCGCGCAGGTCAGCTCGGTCTTCGACGCCATAGACCAAGAGGTCGACCCGCTGCGGTCCCTGCTCCCGCAGCCCCCCGAGCAGGACGGCCGCAGCGGCGGCCGGCCCGGCGTCCACGACCGGACGCCCGGCTCCTCCGGCAACGACCGCTCCACCCCGACGGCCGGCGGAGCGTCGGGCGCCCACCAGGACAGCTCGGGCAAACCCCGGCCGTCCTCCTCCGGCACCCACGACGACGGCCTCCTCGACGACACCACCGGCGGCCTCCTCGACCCGCCCAAGGACGACACCAGCCCCACCCCGTCCGAAGGCAGACACACCACCCCGAAGCCCGACGTCACGCTCCCGCCCCTCCTCCCAGGCCTGCTGCCCGGCCTGGGAATCGACAGCGAGGACGTGGATTAG
- a CDS encoding ECF subfamily RNA polymerase sigma factor, BldN family, translating into MYPHVGVDASGLATLRATVSDRLRGFVPTAYAVPALAVAAPAANGPTGPCYALADGSTTVGRRARSGSAGTSTARRPAADSDSARMMDLVERAQAGEADAFGRLYDQYSDTVYRYIYYRVGGKATAEDLTSETFLRALRRIGTFTWQGRDFGAWLVTIARNLVADHFKSSRFRLEVTTGEMLDANEVERSPEDSVLESLSNAALLDAVHRLNPQQQECVTLRFLQGLSVAETAKVMGKNEGAIKTLQYRAVRTLARLLPDDAR; encoded by the coding sequence GTGTACCCACACGTCGGGGTTGACGCCTCGGGCCTGGCTACGCTGCGCGCAACGGTCTCCGACCGCTTGCGCGGCTTCGTCCCCACCGCGTACGCCGTCCCCGCCCTCGCCGTCGCGGCACCCGCCGCGAACGGCCCTACCGGTCCTTGCTATGCCCTGGCTGACGGGAGCACCACGGTCGGAAGACGAGCCCGATCCGGTTCCGCCGGTACGTCCACCGCACGCCGCCCCGCCGCGGACAGCGACAGCGCCCGCATGATGGATCTCGTCGAGCGCGCCCAGGCGGGCGAGGCCGACGCGTTCGGCCGTCTCTACGACCAGTACAGCGACACCGTCTACCGCTACATCTACTACCGCGTCGGCGGGAAGGCGACGGCCGAGGATCTCACCAGCGAGACCTTCCTGCGGGCCCTGCGCCGCATCGGCACCTTCACCTGGCAGGGGCGCGACTTCGGCGCCTGGCTGGTCACGATCGCGCGGAACCTGGTCGCCGACCACTTCAAGTCGAGCCGTTTCCGCCTCGAAGTGACCACCGGCGAAATGCTCGACGCGAACGAGGTCGAGCGCAGCCCGGAGGACTCCGTCCTCGAATCCCTGTCGAACGCGGCCCTGCTCGACGCGGTGCACCGGCTCAACCCCCAGCAGCAGGAGTGCGTGACCCTGCGCTTCCTGCAGGGCCTCTCGGTCGCCGAGACCGCCAAGGTCATGGGCAAGAACGAGGGCGCGATCAAGACCCTCCAGTACCGCGCCGTACGCACTCTGGCGCGCCTGCTCCCGGACGATGCCCGTTAG
- a CDS encoding uroporphyrinogen-III synthase has translation MSPTTSDPSATWATGHVTFLGAGPGDPGLLTLRAVEALARADVLIAEPEVLDVVRTHAKAGVTVLGAEIPGAPGQAAADDASTAAVVPALRDCANLVMEAARGGKRVVRAVSGDPGLDTYAAGEMLACAADGVSFEVVPGIAAAVGVPAYAGVPLRDAQGADVRFVDARTASERCWTEVGASDGTVVVSTTLDAVAAAAGELVAAGRKPDTPLTVTVAGTTTRQRTWSATLGTIAQTFKQAKVLPSPEGGRPVIAVVGERSAAAQRDQLSWFESKPLFGWKVLVPRTKEQAASLSDQLSSYGAVPHEVPTIAVEPPRTPQQMERAVKGLVTGRYEWIAFTSVNAVKAVREKFEEYGLDARAFAGIKVAAVGEQTAAALVAFGVKPDLVPSGEQSAAGLLEDWPPYDPVFDPIDRVFLPRADIATETLVAGLIELGWEVDDVTAYRTVRASPPPAETREAIKGGGFDAVLFTSSSTVRNLVGIAGKPHNVTVIACIGPATAKTAEEHGLRVDVMSPEPSVHRLAQALADFGARRRAAALEAGDPVSRPSERRPGARRRRAAP, from the coding sequence TTGAGCCCCACCACCTCTGACCCTTCGGCCACCTGGGCAACCGGGCACGTCACCTTCCTCGGTGCCGGTCCCGGAGATCCAGGACTACTGACGCTGCGCGCCGTGGAGGCGCTCGCCCGAGCGGATGTGCTGATCGCCGAGCCCGAAGTGCTCGACGTCGTCCGCACGCACGCGAAGGCGGGCGTGACCGTCCTCGGCGCGGAGATCCCGGGCGCACCCGGGCAGGCGGCTGCTGACGATGCGTCAACTGCCGCCGTGGTCCCCGCGTTGAGGGACTGCGCCAATCTTGTCATGGAGGCCGCGCGGGGCGGCAAGCGGGTCGTACGTGCCGTCAGCGGCGACCCCGGACTCGACACCTACGCGGCCGGGGAGATGCTGGCCTGCGCGGCCGACGGGGTCTCCTTCGAGGTCGTGCCCGGCATCGCGGCGGCTGTCGGTGTGCCCGCGTACGCCGGTGTTCCGCTGCGGGACGCGCAGGGCGCGGACGTGCGGTTCGTCGACGCCCGCACCGCCTCCGAGCGCTGCTGGACCGAGGTCGGCGCGTCCGACGGCACGGTCGTCGTCTCGACGACGCTCGACGCGGTGGCCGCGGCCGCCGGCGAGCTGGTCGCGGCGGGCCGCAAGCCGGACACCCCGCTGACCGTCACGGTCGCCGGTACGACGACGCGCCAGCGGACCTGGTCCGCGACGCTCGGCACGATCGCCCAGACCTTCAAGCAGGCGAAGGTGCTGCCCTCCCCGGAGGGCGGTCGCCCCGTCATAGCCGTGGTCGGCGAGCGCTCCGCGGCCGCCCAGCGCGACCAGCTCTCGTGGTTCGAGTCCAAGCCGCTGTTCGGCTGGAAGGTGCTCGTACCGCGGACCAAGGAGCAGGCGGCGTCGCTCTCCGACCAGCTCAGCTCGTACGGCGCCGTGCCGCACGAGGTGCCGACGATCGCGGTCGAACCGCCGCGCACGCCCCAGCAGATGGAGCGCGCGGTCAAGGGCCTCGTCACCGGACGCTACGAGTGGATCGCCTTCACCTCGGTGAACGCGGTCAAGGCCGTGCGCGAGAAGTTCGAGGAGTACGGGCTCGACGCCCGCGCCTTCGCCGGGATCAAGGTCGCCGCGGTGGGCGAGCAGACCGCCGCCGCGCTCGTCGCGTTCGGTGTGAAGCCCGACCTCGTGCCGAGCGGTGAGCAGTCCGCCGCCGGTCTCCTCGAGGACTGGCCGCCGTACGACCCGGTCTTCGACCCGATCGACCGTGTCTTCCTGCCGCGCGCAGACATCGCCACCGAGACGCTCGTCGCCGGGCTCATCGAACTCGGGTGGGAGGTCGACGACGTGACCGCCTACCGGACGGTGCGTGCGTCGCCGCCGCCGGCGGAGACGCGCGAGGCGATCAAGGGCGGCGGGTTCGACGCCGTGCTGTTCACGTCGTCGTCGACCGTGCGGAACCTGGTCGGTATCGCCGGGAAGCCGCACAACGTGACCGTGATCGCGTGCATCGGCCCCGCGACGGCCAAGACCGCCGAGGAGCACGGGCTGCGCGTGGACGTGATGTCCCCGGAGCCGTCGGTGCACCGGCTGGCGCAGGCGCTGGCCGACTTCGGTGCGCGGCGGCGTGCCGCCGCGCTCGAGGCGGGGGATCCTGTGTCCCGGCCGAGCGAGCGGCGGCCGGGGGCCCGGAGACGTCGGGCGGCACCGTAG
- a CDS encoding glutamyl-tRNA reductase, with translation MSLLVVGLSHRSAPVSVLERAALSADAQAKLLQDTLAAEPAAEASVLSTCNRIELYADVDKFHAGVAELSTLLAQHSGVGLEELTPYLYVHYEDRAVHHLFSVACGLDSMVVGEGQILGQIKDGLARSQELHTAGRLLNDLFQQALRVGKRAHSETGIDRAGQSLVTFGLEQLAAGRPVDVWAKDKRALVIGAGSMSSLAAATLARAGVAEIVVANRTLERAERLALILSEPGGTGVAARAVPMDAVGDELTRADVVVSCTGATGLVLSEAEILRATEGRTGGLALLDLAMPRDIDGAAHRIGGVRFVDIESLAEASADAPMAADVDQVRGIVSDEVAAFGAAQRAATITPTVVALRTMAADVVTGEIARLDGRLPELDEKQRAEITQTVRRVVDKLLHAPTVRVKQLAAEPGGAGYADALRTLFDLDPEAVAAVSRADLNELNEPVAKNRGRAS, from the coding sequence ATGAGTCTCCTCGTCGTAGGCCTGAGCCACCGCAGCGCTCCCGTGAGCGTCCTCGAGCGCGCCGCGCTCTCCGCGGACGCCCAGGCGAAGCTGCTCCAGGACACGCTCGCCGCGGAGCCCGCCGCCGAGGCCTCGGTGCTCTCGACGTGCAACCGCATCGAGCTGTACGCCGACGTGGACAAGTTCCACGCGGGTGTCGCCGAGCTCTCGACGCTGCTCGCCCAGCACAGCGGCGTCGGTCTCGAGGAGCTCACTCCTTATCTTTATGTGCACTACGAGGACCGGGCCGTTCACCACCTGTTCTCGGTGGCGTGCGGGCTGGACTCGATGGTCGTGGGCGAGGGCCAGATCCTCGGCCAGATCAAGGACGGCCTCGCGCGCTCCCAGGAGCTGCACACCGCGGGCCGCCTCCTCAACGACCTGTTCCAGCAGGCCCTGCGGGTCGGCAAGCGGGCCCACTCGGAGACCGGGATCGACCGTGCCGGTCAGTCCCTGGTCACGTTCGGCCTGGAGCAGCTGGCCGCCGGGCGCCCTGTAGATGTATGGGCCAAGGACAAGCGTGCGCTGGTGATCGGCGCGGGCTCGATGTCCTCGCTGGCCGCGGCGACGCTCGCGCGCGCCGGTGTCGCCGAGATCGTCGTCGCCAACCGCACGCTGGAGCGCGCCGAGCGGCTCGCGCTGATCCTGAGCGAGCCCGGCGGCACCGGAGTGGCCGCGCGCGCGGTTCCCATGGACGCCGTCGGCGACGAACTGACACGTGCCGATGTCGTCGTCTCCTGCACCGGAGCGACCGGACTCGTGCTGAGCGAGGCCGAGATCCTGCGCGCCACCGAGGGACGTACGGGCGGCCTCGCGCTGCTCGACCTCGCGATGCCGCGTGACATCGACGGCGCCGCGCACCGCATCGGCGGCGTGCGCTTCGTCGACATCGAGTCCCTCGCCGAGGCCTCGGCCGACGCGCCTATGGCCGCCGACGTGGACCAGGTGCGGGGCATCGTCTCCGACGAGGTCGCCGCGTTCGGCGCCGCTCAGCGCGCCGCGACCATCACGCCGACCGTCGTCGCCCTGCGCACGATGGCCGCCGACGTGGTCACCGGCGAGATCGCGCGGCTCGACGGGCGCCTGCCGGAGCTCGACGAGAAGCAGCGCGCGGAGATCACCCAGACCGTGCGGCGCGTGGTGGACAAGCTCCTGCACGCGCCGACCGTACGGGTCAAGCAGCTGGCCGCCGAGCCCGGCGGTGCCGGGTACGCGGACGCGCTGCGGACCCTTTTCGACCTCGACCCGGAGGCGGTGGCCGCCGTCTCGCGGGCCGATCTGAACGAGCTGAACGAGCCGGTAGCCAAGAATCGAGGCCGGGCATCATGA
- a CDS encoding HAD family hydrolase, which yields MAALGWLTPRRRSATARSVLAGEASAEAARKSSQELEQLGEATQPDEGTPETEFPVVGDDKAAAFFDLDNTVMQGAAIFHFGRGLYKRKFFQRRELVKFGWQQAWFRIAGVEDPEHMQDARDSALSIVKGHRVAELMSIGEEIYDEYMAERIWPGTRALAQAHLDAGQKVWLVTAAPVETATIIARRLGLTGALGTVAESVGGVYTGKLVGEPLHGPAKAEAVRALAAAEGLDLGRCAAYSDSHNDIPMLSLVGHPYAINPDTKLRKHARERDWRLRDYRTGRKAAKVGIPAAAGVGALAGGTAAAVALHRRRR from the coding sequence ATGGCCGCTCTCGGATGGCTCACACCCCGTAGGCGCTCCGCCACCGCGCGGAGCGTATTGGCTGGCGAGGCCTCGGCCGAGGCCGCCCGCAAGTCGTCGCAGGAGCTGGAACAGCTCGGCGAGGCGACACAGCCCGATGAAGGCACCCCGGAAACGGAGTTCCCTGTCGTCGGCGACGACAAGGCCGCCGCCTTCTTCGACCTCGACAACACCGTCATGCAGGGCGCCGCGATCTTCCACTTCGGCCGCGGCCTCTACAAACGGAAGTTCTTCCAGCGCCGCGAACTGGTCAAGTTCGGCTGGCAGCAGGCCTGGTTCAGGATCGCCGGGGTCGAGGACCCCGAGCACATGCAGGACGCACGCGACAGCGCGCTGTCCATCGTCAAGGGCCACCGCGTCGCCGAGCTGATGTCCATCGGCGAAGAGATCTACGACGAGTACATGGCCGAGCGCATCTGGCCCGGCACCCGCGCCCTCGCCCAGGCCCACCTGGACGCGGGCCAGAAGGTGTGGCTCGTCACCGCCGCCCCCGTGGAGACCGCGACGATCATCGCCCGCCGCCTCGGCCTGACCGGCGCCCTCGGCACGGTCGCCGAGTCCGTCGGCGGCGTCTACACGGGCAAGCTCGTCGGCGAACCCCTGCACGGCCCGGCGAAGGCTGAGGCCGTCCGCGCCCTCGCCGCCGCCGAGGGCCTCGACCTGGGCCGCTGCGCCGCGTACAGCGACTCGCACAACGACATCCCGATGCTGTCGCTCGTAGGACATCCGTACGCGATCAATCCGGACACCAAACTGCGCAAGCACGCACGCGAACGTGACTGGCGGCTGCGCGACTACCGCACGGGCCGCAAGGCCGCGAAGGTCGGCATCCCGGCCGCGGCGGGAGTCGGCGCACTGGCCGGCGGCACGGCCGCCGCGGTGGCCCTGCACCGGCGTCGCCGCTGA
- a CDS encoding redox-sensing transcriptional repressor Rex, whose product MATGRTHRPATRSRGIPEATVARLPLYLRALTGLSERSVPTVSSEELAAAAGVNSAKLRKDFSYLGSYGTRGVGYDVEYLVYQISRELGLTQDWPIVMVGIGNLGAALANYGGFASRGFRVAALIDADPAMTGKSVAGMAVQHADDLEKIIDDNGVSIGVIATPAGAAQQVCDRLVAAGVTSILNFAPTVLSVPDGVDVRKVDLSIELQILAFHEQRKAGEGQDDTVDEAGAEPPAAAAKPARKGPDGDVPAVMPA is encoded by the coding sequence GTGGCAACTGGCCGAACTCACCGACCGGCGACCCGCAGCCGAGGAATTCCCGAGGCCACCGTCGCCCGCCTTCCGCTGTACCTCCGGGCCCTCACCGGCCTGTCGGAGCGCTCGGTTCCCACGGTCTCCTCCGAGGAGCTCGCGGCCGCCGCGGGGGTCAATTCCGCGAAGCTGCGCAAGGACTTCTCGTACCTCGGCTCCTACGGCACCCGCGGTGTGGGTTACGACGTCGAGTACCTCGTCTACCAGATCTCCCGCGAGCTCGGCCTCACCCAGGACTGGCCGATCGTGATGGTCGGTATCGGTAACCTCGGCGCCGCTCTGGCCAATTACGGCGGCTTCGCCTCGCGTGGCTTCCGTGTCGCCGCCCTGATCGACGCCGACCCGGCGATGACCGGCAAGTCCGTCGCGGGCATGGCCGTGCAGCACGCCGACGACCTCGAGAAGATCATCGACGACAACGGCGTCTCCATCGGCGTCATCGCGACGCCCGCGGGCGCGGCCCAGCAGGTCTGCGACCGGCTCGTCGCCGCCGGTGTCACCTCGATCCTCAACTTCGCGCCGACCGTCCTGTCCGTGCCGGACGGCGTCGACGTGCGCAAGGTCGACCTCTCCATCGAGCTCCAGATCCTCGCCTTCCACGAGCAGCGCAAGGCCGGCGAGGGCCAGGACGACACGGTGGACGAGGCCGGCGCCGAGCCCCCGGCCGCCGCGGCGAAGCCGGCCCGCAAGGGACCCGACGGGGATGTCCCCGCCGTGATGCCGGCATGA